Within Paeniglutamicibacter psychrophenolicus, the genomic segment GTCGTTGGCTCCCTTGACCGTGAGGTCGCGGACCTGCTGGATGATGTCGGTCGCGCTGGTCAGGGCCTTGTCCGTGGTGGAGAGCCAGCCATTGGCGTCCTGCACGTTGCGGGAGAACTGTGTGTTCAGCCGCTGTTCGGCGCGCAGGGCCATGACATTTGCGGTGCCCGAAGGATCGTCGCTGGGCTTGCCGATTTCCTTCTGGGTGCCGGCCTTGTTCTGGATGGTGGCCAGCCGGGTCATGGCTGCCTGCAAGTTGCGCTCGGCATTGAGGTTGAGTGCCGCGGTCGTGATTCTGGTCATGGGTTTGGTTCCTTCCCTAGCGTCCGACGAGTCCGGTGCGGTTGATCAGCGTGTCAAGCATTTCATCGATGGCTGTCATGACGCGCGCGGCCCCCTGGAAGGCATGCTGGTTGGCGATCAGTGCAACGTTCTCTTCATCGAGGGACACCGCGGAGACCGATTGCTGGGCGTTGATGGCGCCTGAGGCCGCCACCGCGGTGGAGACCGCTTGCTGGGCCTCGGCGCGGGTGGTCGTGCCGATCTTGATGACCAGGTTCGCCCATAGGGCGTCGGGACCGTCTGACTCGTTGCCAATAGCCGCCATCTTCGCGGCGTTGGAGCCGTCCAGGTTCCCTCCGGCTGTGCCGCTGGTTGCCAGGTCTGCGGCTCCCTTGGCCAGAACTTCAAGGGTTCCTGCAGGGTCGCTTGAGTCGAACTTGAAGAAGGGCGGGCCCTTGACACCAGCCACGGTGTACCCGTCGTCCTGCATGTCGTTGACGCGTGTGGCCAGTTTTACGGCGATGCCTTCGAGCGATTTGGCGGCTTCGGCGAGCGAGCCGCCGGTTCCGTAGTCGTCGGCCGGGGCCAGAACCGTGAGCGCCCCGGCGAGCCGTCCGGACTGCAGGGCAATGGGCGACCCGGCGCGGTGGGCCCATTGGATGGACGGCGGGTCACCTGCGCCACCGAAGATCGTGGCCCCGGTGGCTTCCAAGGGTCGGACCGTGCCTCCGGTGACCAGGGCGTTTCCGTCGATCAGCACGTCGATGGTGCCGTCGGGCAATTCGCGGACGGTCGCGCCGGAAAGCTCGGCGATGTTTTGGGTGAGCAGGGCCCGCTGGTCGAGCAGGGCGTTGGGCGTGCCGCCGGATGCGACGGTCGATCGGATCTGTTCGTTCAGGCCGGCGATGGCGGTTGCCGCGGCGTTGATGTCTCCGACCATGGTGTCCAGGCTTTGGCGTTGGGCCTCCCACTGGTCGGAGATCTCGGTTCGGGAGAGCCCGATGCGGTTGGCCACGGCCTTGGCGCGCTCGATCAGGACCGCGGCGGGAGAGGTCTCGCCGGGTTGATTGGCGACGTCCTGCCAGCCGGCCCAAAAATCGTTGAGCAGTGCAGAGAGCCCGTTCTCGCCCGGTTCCCGCAGGATCCCCTCGAGGTTCGTCATGGCCTCGGCACGGGTGTCGGACTGGGCAGCCAGTGCGATGGTGCCGCGCACGCGGGCATCGAGATGGGCATCGGCCAAGCGGGCGATCCCTGTCAGGGCCACTCCTTGTCCGACGCCGGGCCGGGAAGCCAGCAGGCCGGTCGATGCTACGGAGCCAACGGAGAGGAAGTCGGCGCGTTGCCGGGTGTAACCGGCCGTGCCCACGTTGGCCATGTTGTTGCCGGCCGTCTCCATCGCCAGGCGCGCGGCATTCAGGCCGGACATGGCCGTGTTCAGGCCACTGAATGTACTCACGTCGGTTCCTTAGAGGTTGGTGTCGATGATGTGGGCGCCGGCGTTTCGCGACGCGGTTGCTCCGGCCGGGCCATACAACGAGGGGTCGTCACCCAGGGTTGCGAGGGTTTCCTGCGTGGAGCGGTGGGCGGCTCGTAGGTATTGTTCGTTGGCATCCCGCAGCTGGCCGATTTCGGAACCGGTGTTTCGCAGTGCCGCCAGATGTGCGCCCAGGATTTCGTTCCACGGACCTTCGGGTGCCGCTTTGATGATTTCCGACAGCGGCGCAGCTGCGTCAAGTCCCCAAGACAAGGCAACGCGCGCCGCTTCGACGGCACGGTTCAGTCCCGCAGCGTTGACCTTCTCCAAGACGTTTTCAATCTCACGTGTGGCCAGTTGGATCCATTGGGACTTGCCGGCAACGAGCAAAAGATGC encodes:
- the flgK gene encoding flagellar hook-associated protein FlgK — its product is MSTFSGLNTAMSGLNAARLAMETAGNNMANVGTAGYTRQRADFLSVGSVASTGLLASRPGVGQGVALTGIARLADAHLDARVRGTIALAAQSDTRAEAMTNLEGILREPGENGLSALLNDFWAGWQDVANQPGETSPAAVLIERAKAVANRIGLSRTEISDQWEAQRQSLDTMVGDINAAATAIAGLNEQIRSTVASGGTPNALLDQRALLTQNIAELSGATVRELPDGTIDVLIDGNALVTGGTVRPLEATGATIFGGAGDPPSIQWAHRAGSPIALQSGRLAGALTVLAPADDYGTGGSLAEAAKSLEGIAVKLATRVNDMQDDGYTVAGVKGPPFFKFDSSDPAGTLEVLAKGAADLATSGTAGGNLDGSNAAKMAAIGNESDGPDALWANLVIKIGTTTRAEAQQAVSTAVAASGAINAQQSVSAVSLDEENVALIANQHAFQGAARVMTAIDEMLDTLINRTGLVGR
- a CDS encoding flagellar protein FlgN — translated: MGHNSFGEIKIMGTNELSALLWKERELLELLHFKLEEQHLLLVAGKSQWIQLATREIENVLEKVNAAGLNRAVEAARVALSWGLDAAAPLSEIIKAAPEGPWNEILGAHLAALRNTGSEIGQLRDANEQYLRAAHRSTQETLATLGDDPSLYGPAGATASRNAGAHIIDTNL